TTTCGCGAATGGCGGGATCAGGGCCGGGCGCCGTGCGTAAAAACGGGTAGAATGCCGCCCACGCAATGAGGGTATTGGAAATGGCTTTAGTCGGGCGTTACAACAGTTTGCAAGTGGTTAAACACACTAACTTCGGTTTATATCTGGACGGTGGCGCGGATGGCGAAATTCTTCTGCCTAATCGTTATATCCCAAAAGATATTCCCAGCGAAGATGAAGACTGGTTGAATGTTTTCGTTTATCTGGACAGCGATGACAAACTTATCGCTACGACCGAAAAACCGAAAGTTCAAGTCGGTGAGTTTGCCAGTTTGAAAGTTGTTGAAGTCAACAGCATCGGCATTTTCCTCGACTGGGGTTTGCCCAAGGACCTGTTGCTGCCGTTTTCCGAAGAAAAGCGCCAGATGCAGGCCGGCGAGTATGTGGTGGTGCACGTCTACCTCGACAAGCACACCCGCCGCATCACCGCGACGGCGCGTCTGGACCGCTATCTGGACAAGACCGCAGCCAACTACACGGCGGGTCAGGAAGTTGACTTGCTGGTTGCCGAAGCCACCGACATGGGGTTCAAGGCGATCATCAACAACAAGCACTGGGGCCTGATCCACAAGAACGAAATCTTCAAGTTCATGCGCTCGGGCATGCGCGAGAAGGGTTTTATCAAGGAAGTGCGCAGCGACGGCAAAGTCAGCCTGAGCCTGCAACCGGTTGGCCAGGAAGCGGCCAGCAGCCTCAACTCGAAGATCCTCGCCAAGTTGCGTGAAAACAACGGCACCCTGGCCGTGAGCGACAAGAGCGACCCGGCGCTGATCAGCAGTCTGTTCGGCGTCAGCAAGGGCAACTTCAAGAAGGCCATTGGCGCGCTGTACAAGAATGGCCAGATCGTCATTCATGCCGACCGCATTGAACTAAGTTGAGCCTGCGCCTGCCCCATATAAGTCGATCACATGGGGTGGCACGGCGATGAAGAAGTTTCTGTTTGCGTACGCCGGCAGCTTGCTGGCGATGCTCGTGCTCGATGGCATCTGGCTCGGGGCGTTGATGGCGCCCACCTACCGGGCGCTGTTGGGCACGATGCTGCTCGACCAGCCGCTGCTGGTTCCGGCCACTCTGTTCTATCTCCTTTACGCAGTCGGTTGCGTGGTCTTCGTGGTGTTGCCGGCCGGTACCTGGCAGCGCGCGGCTCGCCATGGCGCCTTGTTGGGTCTGGTCGCCTATGGCACTTATGACCTGAGCAATTGGGCCACCCTGCATGGCTGGCCGGTGCAACTGGTTGTGCTGGACATGGCCTGGGGTGCCGTCGCGACGTGCATTGCCTGCGTCGTCGGTTATCTGGCGGCGCGCAAAGCCTGACGTCAACGGTGGACGCCTGAAGCGCTTTCGGTGACGCACGGCCCCTGTTCGGCGCTGACTGAGCCGAACGATAGGCCGCCGGCGATGAGCAGGCCGCTGCCGGCGATGATCAGGGCCGGTTGCAAGCCCCCGCTGAAATGGCTGCTCGACGCGGCGAGCAAGGGGCCGGCCAGTTGGCCCACGGCAAAGCAGGCGGTCAACAGCCCGGCGTTGCGTTGGGTGGCATGGGGCGCCAGTTCCCGCGAGCGTTGCATCACCAGTTGCATGCAGGCCAGGAACGGCCCACCGCACAGCAGCACACCCAGCGCCAGGCCCAGACCGCTGCCCAGCAGGCAGGCAAACACCCCGGCTGCCTGTAACCACAACGTGGCCATCAGCCAATGGCGGGTGGCATTCGGGTTGTGCCGACGCAGGCTCACCAGCACCACGCCCAGCGCCGACGCCAGGCCAAAGCACGGCCAGAACAGATCCGCTTGCCATTGCCCGTGGAACTGCGCGTTGGCCATTTGCGAGAGAAAGGTCGCCGGGATGATGTAGCCCAGACCGTACAGGCCGTAGATCAGGCCCAGGCGGCCGATGCCCGGGTTGCCGGATCGGGCGGTGTTCGGCGTGACGACCGCGCTGGTGGCCGGTTGCGGCAGGAACGGCAGGATCATCAGCAGCATCAGCAAACCGACCGCCGCGTACACCAGCCACAAGGTGGCGGAAGTCTGCTGCAACAGGTTCGAACCCAGGGCCAGCACCCCCGTGAGGAAAATCCCCAGGCCAGGGCCGGCGAACACCAGTGCACCCAGGCGCGGGCGGCCAGCGGCAGCCGCGAGCGGCTGGCTCAACGCGGTGATCATCACCAGCACCCAGGCACTGGCCACGCCGGTGCCGAAGCGCAGCAGCAGGTGCGACCAGAAGCCGTTGGCCCAGAACGAGGCCAGGGTCAGCAGCACACACAGCCACAAACCACCGAGCAAGCGCCGGCGCACTTGTTGCGGGCGACGGGAGAACATCGCGTCGACCGCGCCGACGAAATAGCCCAGGTAGTTGGCGGCGGCAATCAAACCGGCGGCGGTCAGGTCGATCTGACCTTCGCTGAGCAGGTGCGGCATCTGCGGAGTGAGGGCAAAGCGCCCGATACCCATGGCCATCATGAGTGCGATGAAACTGGCGAGTAAGCGAATCAGGGGAGACATGGTCTGGATTCCGGCAGAGGATCAATGACCGTCAGGCTAGGACTGATTGACTTTCTTTAAAAATGAATAATAGTGAGTAACTTGTTCTGATTTGGAGAAAGTCGTGGAATTCAGCCAATTGCGCATCTTCCAGGCAGTGGCCGAGGAAGGTTCGGTGACCCGTGCGGCCGAGCGCCTGCATCGGGTGCCGTCGAACCTGTCGACCCGACTCAAGCAGCTCGAAGAGCAGCTGGGTGTAGAACTCTTCCTGCGCGAGCGTCAGCGTTTGCAACTGTCGCCAGCGGGAAAAGTCCTGCTGGATTACACGACCAAGCTGTTCAGCCTGCATGACGAAGCGCAAGCGGCGGTGCAGGGCGGGCAACCGGCGGGGGATTTCGTACTGGGCACGATGTACAGCACGGCGGCGATCCACCTGCCACGGCTGTTGGCCCGCTACCACCGCACCTACCCGGCGGTGAACCTGCAAGTGCAGGCCGCCCCCAGCGGCGAACTGCTCGAAGGCCTGCTGACCGGCCGCCTCGATGCCGCGCTGGTGGACGGCCCGCTGGAACTGGCCGGGCTCGACGGCGTGCCTTTGTGCGACGAGCGCCTGGTGCTGATCAGCGAGGTCGATCATCCTCCGGTCCGCAGTGCGCTGGATGTGCAGGGGCGGGCGGTGTTCACCTTTCGCCAGGGCTGTTCCTACCGGATGCGCCTGGAAGCCTGGTTCGCGCATTATCACGCGGCCATGGGGCGGGCGATGGAGATCGAGTCCTATCAGGGCATGCTCGCCTGTGTGATTGCCGGTTCCGGGGTGGCGTTGATGGCCGAGTCGATGCTCGCCAGCCTGCCGGGGCGTGAGAGCGTCGCGGTGCACCCGTTGGCCGAGCCCTTCGCCAGCGCGACGACCTGGCTGATGTGGCGCAAGGGCATGGTGGGCGCCAACCTGAACGCGTGGATCGAGCAACAGCAAATGGACTTTCCAGCGGCAGCGGTGCCCGTCCAGGCCACGGCTTGAACTAACGGTCAGGTATTTGGATCAATTCAGTAACAGATCATTGCGGATTTTGCTGCGCATTGCGTAGGACTTCGGACTATTATCAGTGCGAAGGGGCTACAGAATTTTAGCCACCCGGCATTACCCTGAAGGGGGCAACATGAAAGAGAAAATCCAGAACTGGCTGCACGACCTCGGTGTCGCACTCGGTTTGATCGAACCGCCACTGCAACCCGTGCCGATCCGTACCGACGACGAACAGCGTCGACGCCAGCAGCGCCGCCGATAAGCGCTCGATATGCAATGGCGGTAGCCGCGACCGAGCACCGCGAGGCTGGTCCTGCCTCGGGTGCCCGACAGCTGATTAATGCCGCCCGATGGCGAGCAAAAACCGGCTCAAATCATTCGCCGTCCTGGCGTTCCTGAGCATCTGGTCCTCCTCTGCGGTAAACGCCGTCAGCCCCAGTTCATCTTCCAGATGGAAGATCAGGTCTTCGATATCGGCTTTGTCCAATCCCAATTCCATCAGGCTGGCGTTGTCGTCGAAGTCCTCCTGGTCTTCCAACAGCCGGCTGATGTAGCGATGCACGGCGGCACGCACGGCAGCTTTTTTCATGAGCGTTCTTCGCGGGGCATGACAGGTGTGGCCCCGACCTTGAGTACAGCAGGCCTCAGTCGTGCGAGCGCTGCCACTCGTCAATCATGTTGCGCAAATGCTCCCCGGAAAAACTGCCGAAATGGCCACCGTGTACCGTCCGCACCGGCAGCGCGCGCAGGCGTTGCAGGCTGCGGGCGTAGTCGTCGAGGTTGGAGTGGTAGGCGTCTTCGATCAGCGGCCCGTCGTAGATGATGTCGCCACTGAACAGGGTTTCGCTGGCGGCTTCATACAGGCTGATGCCGCCCGGCGAATGACCGGGGGTGTGCAGTACCTGCAACACGCGATTGCCCAGGTCGAGCACGTCGCCGTCCTCGATCGTGCCGGTGGCCGGGGCGGCCTTGACCCGGTA
This DNA window, taken from Pseudomonas sp. MYb118, encodes the following:
- a CDS encoding phosphopantetheine-binding protein, which produces MKKAAVRAAVHRYISRLLEDQEDFDDNASLMELGLDKADIEDLIFHLEDELGLTAFTAEEDQMLRNARTANDLSRFLLAIGRH
- a CDS encoding MFS transporter, which produces MSPLIRLLASFIALMMAMGIGRFALTPQMPHLLSEGQIDLTAAGLIAAANYLGYFVGAVDAMFSRRPQQVRRRLLGGLWLCVLLTLASFWANGFWSHLLLRFGTGVASAWVLVMITALSQPLAAAAGRPRLGALVFAGPGLGIFLTGVLALGSNLLQQTSATLWLVYAAVGLLMLLMILPFLPQPATSAVVTPNTARSGNPGIGRLGLIYGLYGLGYIIPATFLSQMANAQFHGQWQADLFWPCFGLASALGVVLVSLRRHNPNATRHWLMATLWLQAAGVFACLLGSGLGLALGVLLCGGPFLACMQLVMQRSRELAPHATQRNAGLLTACFAVGQLAGPLLAASSSHFSGGLQPALIIAGSGLLIAGGLSFGSVSAEQGPCVTESASGVHR
- a CDS encoding S1 RNA-binding domain-containing protein; amino-acid sequence: MALVGRYNSLQVVKHTNFGLYLDGGADGEILLPNRYIPKDIPSEDEDWLNVFVYLDSDDKLIATTEKPKVQVGEFASLKVVEVNSIGIFLDWGLPKDLLLPFSEEKRQMQAGEYVVVHVYLDKHTRRITATARLDRYLDKTAANYTAGQEVDLLVAEATDMGFKAIINNKHWGLIHKNEIFKFMRSGMREKGFIKEVRSDGKVSLSLQPVGQEAASSLNSKILAKLRENNGTLAVSDKSDPALISSLFGVSKGNFKKAIGALYKNGQIVIHADRIELS
- a CDS encoding PA1414 family protein, with the protein product MKEKIQNWLHDLGVALGLIEPPLQPVPIRTDDEQRRRQQRRR
- a CDS encoding DUF2177 family protein; translated protein: MKKFLFAYAGSLLAMLVLDGIWLGALMAPTYRALLGTMLLDQPLLVPATLFYLLYAVGCVVFVVLPAGTWQRAARHGALLGLVAYGTYDLSNWATLHGWPVQLVVLDMAWGAVATCIACVVGYLAARKA
- a CDS encoding LysR substrate-binding domain-containing protein is translated as MEFSQLRIFQAVAEEGSVTRAAERLHRVPSNLSTRLKQLEEQLGVELFLRERQRLQLSPAGKVLLDYTTKLFSLHDEAQAAVQGGQPAGDFVLGTMYSTAAIHLPRLLARYHRTYPAVNLQVQAAPSGELLEGLLTGRLDAALVDGPLELAGLDGVPLCDERLVLISEVDHPPVRSALDVQGRAVFTFRQGCSYRMRLEAWFAHYHAAMGRAMEIESYQGMLACVIAGSGVALMAESMLASLPGRESVAVHPLAEPFASATTWLMWRKGMVGANLNAWIEQQQMDFPAAAVPVQATA